The stretch of DNA GGCGGTGCGAACCACCACGGCGTTGTAAATTTCGCCTTTCTTGACGCGGCCACGGGGGGCGGCGTCCTTGACGCTGACTTTGATGACGTCGCCGATGCCGGCATAACGGCGCTTGGAGCCGCCGAGCACCTTGATGCACATCACAGAGCGTGCACCCGTGTTATCGGCCACGTCCAGCGTGGTCTGCATTTGGATCATGATTTTTCCTGTTCCAACTTAGTCGAGCTGGGCAAAACCGCTTCGTTTTTTCTTTACGAACCGGGCTTGCTCATTTCAACCAGTTTTGGTCCCGTAGGGCCCCTGGCGCAACTTGCGTCGCCCCAGCAACCCGGGTTGAAATCTTGCGGCAAATAATTTTTGTGCTCTCAAGCTGTTGGCGCGCCATTTCCGCACCAAACCCGCCTTCCCGCACACCCTCCCCAAAGCATTTCGGGGAAAGAGCTAAGCATTCTAGCGCGCCTTTCAGGGTTTACGCAAGTACTTTCTTGCCATGTGGTTTAGACTGATAGGCGCCCGGCCATGAACGCGCGGCTCCTGCGCGTTCGCCCCTCTTTTTTGGAGTCCGATCGCATCATGTACGAATCCCTAGCCCTTTACATCAACGGCGAATTCATCGGCGGCGACGGCCGCAAGACGGAAGACGTCGTCAACCCCGCCACCCAGGAAGTCCTCGGGCAGTTGCCCCACGCCACCCAGGCCGACCTGGACCATGCCCTGGAATCGGCCCAGCGCGCCTTCGAATCCTGGAAGCGGTCCTCGCCCATGGATCGTTCGGCCATCCTGCGCAAAGTCGCCGAGCTGGCCCGCGCCAACGCCAAGGAGATCGGTCGCAATATGACGCTGGACCAGGGCAAGCCCCTGGCCGAATCTGTCGGCGAGATCGTATCCTGCTCCGAGCACCTGGACTGGGCCGCCGAGGAATGCCGCCGCCTCTACGGCCGTGTGATCCCGCCGCGCAACCCGGACGTGCGCCAGATCGTCATCCGCGAGCCGGTCGGCGTCTGCGCCGCCTTCACGCCCTGGAATTTCCCCTACAACCAGGCCATCCGCAAAGTCGCCGCCGCGATCGCCTCGGGCTGCACGATGATACTCAAGGGCCCGGAAGACTCGCCCAGCGCCATCATGGCGATCGCCCGCATGTTCCACGAAGCAGGGCTGCCCAAGGGCTGCCTGAACATCGTTTGGGGCAAGCCGGCCGAGATCTCGGACTACCTGATCCGCTCGCCTATCGTGCGCAAGGTCAGCTTCACCGGCTCGGTGCCGGTGGGCAAGCAACTGGCGGCACTGGCCGGCCAGTACATGAAGCGCGGCACCTGGGAGCTGGGCGGCCACTCGCCCGTAATGGTGTTCGACGACGCCGACATCGACCGCGCCGCCACCATGCTGGCCAAGTTCAAGATCCGCAATGCCGGCCAGGTGTGCGTCTCGCCCACCCGCTTCTATGTGCAAAAGGGCGCCTACGACCAGTTCCTGGCCAAATTCACCGACGTGCTCAAGGGCATCAAGGTGGGCAACGGCTTGGAAGCCGGCATCGATATGGGTCCGCT from Bordetella sp. FB-8 encodes:
- a CDS encoding NAD-dependent succinate-semialdehyde dehydrogenase, with the translated sequence MYESLALYINGEFIGGDGRKTEDVVNPATQEVLGQLPHATQADLDHALESAQRAFESWKRSSPMDRSAILRKVAELARANAKEIGRNMTLDQGKPLAESVGEIVSCSEHLDWAAEECRRLYGRVIPPRNPDVRQIVIREPVGVCAAFTPWNFPYNQAIRKVAAAIASGCTMILKGPEDSPSAIMAIARMFHEAGLPKGCLNIVWGKPAEISDYLIRSPIVRKVSFTGSVPVGKQLAALAGQYMKRGTWELGGHSPVMVFDDADIDRAATMLAKFKIRNAGQVCVSPTRFYVQKGAYDQFLAKFTDVLKGIKVGNGLEAGIDMGPLAHERRVPAVERFVEDSVKRGGKIVLGGDAPQGKGFFFNPTVITDLPDDAMLMTEEPFGPIAPVVPFTDVDEVLKRANSLPFGLSSYVFTNSLQTATKVSNGIEAGMVNINHFGSALAETPFGGVKDSGIGSEGGTEMFDGYLVTKFITHV
- the rplN gene encoding 50S ribosomal protein L14 → MIQMQTTLDVADNTGARSVMCIKVLGGSKRRYAGIGDVIKVSVKDAAPRGRVKKGEIYNAVVVRTAKGVRRKDGSLIRFGGNAAVLLNAKLEPIGTRIFGPVTRELRTEKFMKIVSLAPEVL